In one window of Kosmotoga pacifica DNA:
- the def gene encoding peptide deformylase — protein MQVIHIGNPILRKIAEPIENFDAELSSFVEELTKTMYEEDGVGLAAPQVAVSKRLFVFDDGSGPRVMINPEILEKSIEQISMEEGCLSVPGIYADITRPAWVKIRYQDVEGQIHEELFEGYSGRIVQHEYDHLEGILFIDYLSPAKKALLRPKLNNIMKGKVSK, from the coding sequence ATGCAAGTAATTCATATAGGAAATCCAATACTCAGAAAGATCGCCGAGCCAATAGAAAACTTCGATGCTGAACTGAGTTCCTTTGTCGAAGAACTAACGAAGACCATGTACGAGGAAGATGGTGTTGGACTCGCTGCTCCTCAAGTAGCTGTTTCCAAGAGACTTTTTGTCTTCGATGACGGCTCTGGCCCAAGGGTCATGATTAATCCGGAAATATTGGAGAAGAGCATAGAACAGATAAGCATGGAAGAAGGTTGTCTGAGTGTCCCAGGTATTTATGCAGACATAACCAGGCCAGCGTGGGTGAAGATACGCTATCAAGACGTGGAAGGACAAATACATGAAGAACTTTTTGAAGGATACTCTGGAAGAATCGTACAACATGAATACGACCATCTTGAGGGGATTCTCTTTATTGATTATTTATCCCCTGCGAAAAAAGCTCTTCTCAGACCAAAACTGAACAACATAATGAAAGGTAAGGTATCCAAATGA
- the fmt gene encoding methionyl-tRNA formyltransferase, translating to MKIVFMGTPEFAAEHLKALIKNGWNIVAAFSQPDRAKGRGKKVLPTPVKLVAQEYGIPVFQPASVNKGRGFETLSSLSPDVIITVAYGKLLKKNVIELPPLGCYNVHASILPKYRGAAPIQRALEAGEKKTGISIFKIDEGMDSGPVAMIKEIDILPEDNFGTLSEKLCRLGCETLKEFMTNLSEGRVKLIPQNHENATYAPKISKEDTIISDFDDAKRIYNKIRAFDPVPGVSVKLGTKMIKLYGALFDDVTPEGKPGEIVSIGRKYMVVKCKEGVVMISGIQFPGKKLISPWQAKAGRLIKEGMILGGR from the coding sequence ATGAAAATCGTGTTCATGGGCACACCTGAATTCGCTGCGGAACATTTGAAAGCGCTTATCAAAAATGGCTGGAATATTGTCGCCGCTTTCTCCCAGCCTGATAGAGCAAAGGGACGGGGTAAGAAAGTCCTTCCCACTCCTGTAAAACTGGTGGCTCAGGAATATGGAATCCCGGTATTTCAGCCAGCCAGCGTGAATAAAGGGAGGGGATTCGAAACCCTCAGTTCTCTTTCTCCCGATGTTATAATTACCGTTGCTTACGGGAAATTGTTGAAGAAGAACGTGATAGAGCTGCCCCCGTTGGGGTGTTACAATGTACACGCTTCTATTTTGCCGAAATACAGAGGAGCTGCTCCCATTCAGAGGGCACTCGAAGCAGGGGAAAAGAAAACGGGGATAAGCATTTTTAAAATCGATGAAGGTATGGATAGTGGACCTGTGGCAATGATAAAAGAGATAGATATCCTTCCTGAAGACAATTTCGGGACGTTGAGCGAGAAGTTATGCAGGTTAGGTTGCGAGACGTTGAAAGAGTTTATGACAAATCTTTCTGAAGGAAGGGTGAAACTGATCCCACAGAACCATGAAAACGCCACCTATGCACCGAAGATATCGAAAGAAGACACGATCATCTCGGACTTTGACGATGCCAAGAGAATTTACAATAAGATAAGAGCGTTTGATCCGGTTCCCGGTGTGAGCGTTAAACTGGGAACGAAGATGATAAAATTGTACGGCGCTCTGTTCGATGATGTAACTCCAGAAGGTAAACCCGGTGAGATTGTCTCCATTGGCAGGAAATATATGGTGGTCAAATGTAAGGAAGGAGTGGTCATGATTTCGGGAATACAGTTCCCCGGGAAAAAGCTTATCAGCCCCTGGCAGGCAAAAGCGGGTAGACTTATAAAAGAAGGTATGATATTAGGAGGTAGATAA
- the surE gene encoding 5'/3'-nucleotidase SurE translates to MNILLTNDDGIMAPGINILAQELSKEHEVLVVAPDVERSATGHAITIRTPLWAKEVRVGNKDIGYAINGTPADCVKLGLLAISNVEIDLVISGINRGPNLGTDILYSGTVSGALEGAIMEKPSIAVSSADWNEPRYETAALFIAEFLRKFDIKNIPPFTALNVNVPSLLPEEIKGWKVTRQSKRRFRDYFERRKDPYGNNYYWMFGEVIEDDPGEDSDYAAVRAGYISITPIYAFMTNFDFMERLKEELKE, encoded by the coding sequence TTGAACATTCTATTGACCAATGATGATGGCATTATGGCCCCAGGTATAAATATCCTCGCACAGGAATTATCCAAAGAACACGAAGTGCTCGTGGTCGCTCCCGACGTTGAAAGGAGCGCAACTGGGCATGCTATCACCATAAGGACGCCTCTCTGGGCAAAAGAAGTGAGAGTGGGCAATAAAGATATCGGTTACGCGATAAACGGCACGCCAGCTGATTGTGTTAAGCTTGGGTTGCTGGCTATTTCCAACGTTGAAATCGACCTGGTTATCAGCGGGATAAACAGAGGGCCAAACCTTGGAACGGATATCCTCTATTCTGGTACAGTATCCGGCGCTCTTGAGGGAGCTATCATGGAAAAACCATCCATAGCAGTGTCTTCCGCTGATTGGAACGAGCCAAGATATGAAACTGCGGCACTTTTCATTGCGGAGTTTTTGAGAAAATTTGACATAAAGAATATACCGCCTTTTACTGCCTTGAACGTGAACGTGCCTTCCTTACTGCCTGAAGAGATAAAAGGCTGGAAAGTCACACGGCAGAGCAAACGAAGGTTTAGAGACTATTTTGAGAGGCGCAAGGACCCTTATGGAAACAACTACTACTGGATGTTTGGCGAAGTTATAGAAGACGACCCTGGAGAAGATTCCGATTACGCTGCCGTCAGAGCTGGATACATATCGATAACGCCTATCTACGCGTTTATGACTAACTTTGATTTTATGGAAAGACTCAAAGAAGAGCTGAAGGAGTGA